One Setaria italica strain Yugu1 chromosome II, Setaria_italica_v2.0, whole genome shotgun sequence DNA segment encodes these proteins:
- the LOC101765212 gene encoding peroxidase 2: MARLAAVTLLALLCSVTCCQASGYGYGYPGSGGGYPSPAPTPTPSGTGLAVGFYSHTCPNAEAIVRGVVKKAVEQNPGVGAGLIRMLFHDCFVQGCDASVLLDPTAANPQPEKLSPPNFPSLRGFEVIDAAKAALEAACSGTVSCADIVAFAGRDASAVLSGGRADFAMPAGRRDGRVSRSDEALQFLPPPSFNLSELTASFAAKGLDVSDLVVLSGAHTVGRSHCSSFIVTDGRLNASTSDMNPALAASLRRQCPAAPTAANDPTVVQDVVTPARLDSQYYKNVLNRNVLFTSDAALLKSGQTAASVVLNAFVPGLWEQKFARAMVKMASIEVKTGANGEIRRNCRIVN, encoded by the exons ATGGCTAGGCTTGCCGCTGTGACCTTGCTTGCGCTGCTGTGCTCGGTGACATGCTGCCAAGCTTCAGGCTATGGCTACGGCTACCCTGGCTCGGGAGGGGGCTACCCCAGCCCGGCCCCAACCCCGACACCGAGTGGCACCGGCCTGGCGGTTGGCTTCTACAGTCACACGTGCCCGAACGCCGAGGCGATCGTGAGAGGCGTCGTCAAGAAGGCGGTGGAGCAGAACCCAGGCGTCGGGGCAGGGCTCATCCGAATgctcttccacgactgcttcgtccaG GGCTGTGACGCGTCCGTGCTGCTCGACCCGACCGCGGCGAACCCGCAGCCGGAGAAGCTGTCCCCACCCAACTTCCCGAGCCTGCGCGGATTCGAGGTCATCGACGCGGCCAAGGCGGCGCTCGAGGCCGCCTGCTCGGGCAcggtctcctgcgccgacatcgtCGCCTTCGCCGGCCGCGACGCCAGCGCCGTGCtcagcggcggccgggccgaCTTCGCCATGCCCGcgggccgccgcgacggccgcgTGTCCCGCTCCGACGAGGCGCTTCAGTTCCTTCCCCCGCCCTCCTTCAACCTCTCCGAGCTCACCGCCAGCTTCGCCGCCAAGGGGCTCGACGTCAGCGACCTCGTCGTGCTCTCCGGCGCCCACACCGTCGGCCGCTCCCACTGCTCGTCCTTCATCGTCACCGACGGCCGCCTCAACGCGTCCACGTCCGACATGAACCCGGCGCTGGCCGCGTCGCTGCGGCGCCAGTGCCCGGCCGCCCCGACCGCGGCCAACGACCCCACCGTGGTGCAGGACGTGGTGACGCCGGCCAGGCTGGACAGCCAGTACTACAAGAACGTGCTGAACCGCAACGTGCTGTTCACGTCGGACGCGGCGCTCCTCAAGTCGGGGCagacggcggcgtcggtggtGCTGAACGCGTTTGTGCCGGGGCTGTGGGAGCAGAAGTTTGCCAGGGCCATGGTGAAGATGGCCAGCATCGAGGTCAAGACCGGCGCCAACGGCGAGATCAGGAGGAACTGCAGGATCGTCAACTAG
- the LOC101765618 gene encoding peroxidase 2, with protein MARLAAVTLLALLCSVTCCQASGYGYGYPGSGGGYPSPAPTPTPSGTGLAVGFYSHTCPNAEAIVRGVVKKAVEQNPGVGAGLIRMLFHDCFVQGCDASVLLDPTAANPQPEKLSPPNFPSLRGFEVIDAAKAALEAACSGTVSCADIVAFAGRDASAVLSGGRADFAMPAGRRDGRVSRSDEALQFLPPPSFNLSELTASFAAKGLDVSDLVVLSGAHTVGRSHCSSFIVTDGRLNASTSDMNPALAASLRRQCPAAPTAANDPTVVQDVVTPARLDSQYYKNVLNRNVLFTSDAALLKSGQTAASVVLNAFVPGLWEQKFARAMVKMASIEVKTGANGEIRRNCRIVN; from the exons ATGGCTAGGCTTGCCGCTGTGACCTTGCTTGCGCTGCTGTGCTCGGTGACATGCTGCCAAGCTTCAGGCTATGGCTACGGCTACCCTGGCTCGGGAGGGGGCTACCCCAGCCCGGCCCCAACCCCGACACCGAGTGGCACCGGCCTGGCGGTTGGCTTCTACAGTCACACGTGCCCGAACGCCGAGGCGATCGTGAGAGGCGTCGTCAAGAAGGCGGTGGAGCAGAACCCAGGCGTCGGGGCAGGGCTCATCCGAATgctcttccacgactgcttcgtccaG GGCTGTGACGCGTCCGTGCTGCTCGACCCGACCGCGGCGAACCCGCAGCCGGAGAAGCTGTCCCCACCCAACTTCCCGAGCCTGCGCGGATTCGAGGTCATCGACGCGGCCAAGGCGGCGCTCGAGGCCGCCTGCTCGGGCAcggtctcctgcgccgacatcgtCGCCTTCGCCGGCCGCGACGCCAGCGCCGTGCtcagcggcggccgggccgaCTTCGCCATGCCCGcgggccgccgcgacggccgcgTGTCCCGCTCCGACGAGGCGCTTCAGTTCCTTCCCCCGCCCTCCTTCAACCTCTCCGAGCTCACCGCCAGCTTCGCCGCCAAGGGGCTCGACGTCAGCGACCTCGTCGTGCTCTCCGGCGCCCACACCGTCGGCCGCTCCCACTGCTCGTCCTTCATCGTCACCGACGGCCGCCTCAACGCGTCCACGTCCGACATGAACCCGGCGCTGGCCGCGTCGCTGCGGCGCCAGTGCCCGGCCGCCCCGACCGCGGCCAACGACCCCACCGTGGTGCAGGACGTGGTGACGCCGGCCAGGCTGGACAGCCAGTACTACAAGAACGTGCTGAACCGCAACGTGCTGTTCACGTCGGACGCGGCGCTCCTCAAGTCGGGGCagacggcggcgtcggtggtGCTGAACGCGTTCGTGCCGGGGCTGTGGGAGCAGAAGTTTGCCAGGGCCATGGTGAAGATGGCCAGCATCGAGGTCAAGACCGGCGCCAACGGCGAGATCAGGAGGAACTGCAGGATCGTCAACTAG
- the LOC101766031 gene encoding calcium/calmodulin-dependent serine/threonine-protein kinase 1, with amino-acid sequence MGLCHGKPTQIPEPDAEEDPHVTSGAGDAADGASSPSAAPPAAKPGTPKQPKFPFYLPSPLPPSSYKGSPANSSVASTPARGGFKRPFPPPSPAKHIRALLARRHGSVKPNEASIPEGGEPELGLDKSFGFSKHFFAKYDLGEEVGRGHFGYTCSAKAKKGEHKGQDVAVKVIPKAKMTTAIAIEDVRREVRILSSLTGHNNLVQFYDAFEDEDNVYIVMELCKGGELLDRILARGGKYSEEDAKVVMVQILSVVSFCHLQGVVHRDLKPENFLFSSKDENSPLKVIDFGLSDFVKPDERLNDIVGSAYYVAPEVLHRSYGTEADMWSIGVIAYILLCGSRPFWARTESGIFRAVLKAEPSFDEAPWPTLTSEAKDFVKRLLNKDYRKRMTASQALSHPWIRNAQQVKVPLDMIIYKLMRAYISSSSLRKSALRALAKTLTTNQLFYVREQFELLGPNKNGYISLQNLKSALVKNSTDAMKDSRVVDFVNTVCTLQYRKLDFEEFAASAISVYQMEALETWEQHARRAYELFDKEGNRPIVIEELASELGLGPSVPLHVVLQDWIRHADGKLSFLGFIKLLHGVSSRSIPKA; translated from the exons ATGGGTCTCTGCCACGGCAAGCCGACGCAAATCCCGGAGCCCGACGCGGAGGAAGATCCCCATGTAACCTCCGGCGCCGGTGACGCCGCGGACGGCgcgtcctcgccgtcggcggcgccgcccgcggcgaaGCCGGGCACGCCGAAGCAGCCTAAGTTCCCGTTCTACCTGCCGAGCCCGCTCCCGCCGTCCAGCTACAAGGGCTCGCCGGCGAACTCGAGCGTCGCGTCCACGCCGGCTCGCGGAGGGTTCAAGCGCCCgttcccgccgccgtcgcccgcgaaGCACATCCGCGCGCTCCTcgcgcggcggcacggctctgtCAAGCCCAACGAGGCGTCCATCCCGGAGGGCGGCGAGCCGGAGCTCGGTCTAGAcaagagcttcggcttctccaAGCACTTCTTCGCCAAGTACGACCTCGGCGAGGAGGTCGGCCGCGGCCACTTCGGCTACACCTGCTCCGCCAAGGCCAAGAAGGGCGAGCACAAGGGTCAGGATGTCGCCGTCAAGGTCATCCCCAAGGCCAAG ATGACGACTGCTATTGCCATCGAAGATGTGAGAAGAGAAGTGAGAATATTGAGTTCTCTGACAGGCCACAATAACCTAGTGCAATTCTATGATGCTTTTGAAGATGAAGATAATGTGTATATAGTTATGGA ATTATGTAAAGGGGGCGAACTGCTGGATAGAATATTAGCAAG AGGTGGAAAGTACTCCGAAGAGGATGCAAAGGTTGTTATGGTACAAATTTTGAGTGTTGTATCGTTTTGCCATCTTCAAGGTGTTGTTCATCGTGATCTGAAACCAGAG AATTTCCTTTTCTCATCAAAGGATGAAAACTCTCCCTTGAAGGTTATAGATTTTGGTTTGTCTGACTTCGTGAAGCCAG ATGAAAGACTTAATGACATTGTTGGAAGTGCATACTATGTTGCTCCAGAGGTGCTCCACCGATCTTATGGCACTGAGGCAGATATGTGGAGCATTGGAGTGATTGCCTATATCTTGCTTTGCGGGAGTCGGCCTTTCTGGGCTCGCACGGAGTCAGGAATCTTTCGAGCTGTCTTAAAGGCAGAGCCAAGTTTTGATGAGGCCCCATGGCCCACTCTCACATCCGAAGCTAAAGACTTTGTAAAAAGGCTTCTTAATAAGGATTACCGCAAGAGAATGACAGCTTCACAAGCTCTCA GTCATCCATGGATCCGTAATGCTCAACAAGTGAAAGTTCCTTTAGATATGATAATCTACAAGCTAATGAGAGCTTACATAAGTTCGTCTTCACTGCGGAAGTCTGCTTTGAGG GCTCTAGCCAAGACATTGACAACAAATCAACTGTTTTATGTAAGAGAGCAGTTTGAATTGTTGGGTCCAAACAAGAATGGTTATATCTCGTTGCAAAATTTGAAATCG GCCTTGGTGAAGAACTCCACAGATGCAATGAAAGACTCTAGGGTTGTCGATTTTGTTAACACG GTGTGCACTCTTCAGTACAGAAAATTGGATTTCGAAGAGTTTGCTGCTTCTGCCATCAGCGTTTACCAGATGGAAGCCTTGGAGACCTGGGAACAGCATGCTAGGCGTGCATACGAACTGTTTGATAAGGAAGGCAACCGGCCTATTGTGATAGAAGAACTCGCATCG GAACTTGGACTTGGCCCATCGGTTCCTCTTCACGTTGTTCTCCAAGACTGGATCAGACACGCGGACGGGAAGCTGAGCTTCCTCGGTTTCATAAAACTTTTGCACGGGGTTTCTTCACGATCTATTCCAAAAGCCTAG
- the LOC101766439 gene encoding protein N-lysine methyltransferase METTL21A, protein MADSGSPRKREEEEEEDDIVCLDPSFFVDRSYEMTTFTFGAHELHLLCLRAASTDYDLTGQLVWPGAVLMNNYLSEHPETVKECSVIELGSGIGITGILCSRFCKKVVLTDHNDEVLEIIKKNVELQCSENTQAVLTAEKLEWGNSDHISSIIEKHPGGFDVVLGADICFQQSSISSLFDTVERIIRTQAGNCRFILAYVSRAKVMDGLVFKEAEKHGMCVREVDGTRTTISNLEGVIFDITLK, encoded by the exons atGGCGGACTCCGGCAGCCCGaggaagcgggaggaggaggaagaggaggacgatATCGTCTGCCTGGATCCGTCCTTCTTCGTCGACCGCAG CTACGAGATGACGACCTTCACCTTCGGTGCCCATGAGTTACACCTCCTATGCCTCCGGGCCGCTTCCA CTGATTATGACCTTACTGGACAGTTAGTATGGCCAGGTGCAGTCCTGATGAACAACTATCTATCTGAACACCCTGAAACTGTGAAGGAATGCTCAGTTATCGAGTTGGGATCTGGAATTG GTATTACTGGCATATTGTGCAGCCGTTTCTGCAAAAAGGTTGTCTTGACTGATCACAATGATGAAGTTCTTGAG ATTATAAAGAAAAATGTAGAGTTGCAGTGTTCTGAAAATACACAAGCAG TGTTGACAGCTGAGAAGCTAGAGTGGGGAAACTCTGATCACATAAGCAGTATTATTGAAAAACATCCTGGTGGATTTGATGTTGTTCTTGGAGCTGATATTT GCTTCCAGCAGTCTAGCATTTCCTCCCTCTTCGATACCGTAGAGAGGATTATTCGTACTCAAGCTGGTAACTGCAGATTCATATTGGCTTATGTATCACGAGCTAAAGT CATGGACGGGCTAGTATTCAAGGAAGCCGAAAAGCATGGAATGTGTGTTAGGGAAGTGGATGGAACAAGAACAACCATCTCAAATCTTGAAGGGGTCATATTTGACATTACCCTGAAATGA
- the LOC101766998 gene encoding 10 kDa chaperonin, mitochondrial — translation MAKRLLPSLNRVLVEKLVQPKKTAGGILLPETSKQLNAAKVVAVGPGERDREGKLIPVALKEGDTVLLPEYGGTEVKLAADKEYLLFREPDILGTLVD, via the exons ATGGCGAAGAGGCTGCTCCCGTCGCTGAACCGGGTGCTGGTGGAGAAGTTGGTGCAGCCCAAGAAGACCGCCggcggcatcctcctcccggaGACGTCCAAGCAG CTGAACGCTGCCAAAGTGGTGGCTGTTGGCCCTGGCGAGCGTGACAGGGAAGGCAAGCTGATCCCTGTTGCTCTGAAGGAAGGTGACACTGTTCTCCTGCCTGAGTATGGTGGAACTGAAGTCAAGCTTGCTGCTGATAAAGA GTACCTCCTCTTCAGAGAGCCTGACATCTTGGGTACACTTGTGGACTGA